Proteins from a single region of Numenius arquata chromosome Z, bNumArq3.hap1.1, whole genome shotgun sequence:
- the LOC141477155 gene encoding interferon-like — MPAPATPHTRLPHGAPTLLLLLTALATTLACRHLPPCHTTFPWDSLNILRRMAPAPTQPCQHQQPLFPFPDTLLHTHQPQQAAAVARHILHNLFAALSSHTIPQHWDDQARHRLLNNLHHHSQQLHQCLAHNATLFQGQGPRNATLAISKYFRRIQHFLHAHNHSACAWDHVRLEARASFQRLHNLTRTICA; from the coding sequence ATGCCTGCGCCCGCAACACCCCAcacccgcctgccccacggcgccccgacgctcctgctcctcctcacggCTCTCGCCACCACCCTCGCCTGCCgccacctgcctccctgccacaccaCCTTCCCCTGGGACAGCCTCAACATCCTCCGACGCATGGCTCCCGCACCCACGCAGCCCTGCCAACACcaacagcccctcttccccttccccgacaccctcctccacacccaccAACCACAGCAAGCCGCTGCCGTCGCCAGACACATCCTCCACAACCTCTTCGCCGCCCTCAGCAGCCACACCATCCCCCAACACTGGGACGACCAGGCACGCCATCGCCTCCTCAAcaacctccaccaccacagccagcagctccaccaatGCCTCGCACACAACGCCACGCTCTTCCAAGGCCAAGGGCCTCGCAACGCCACCCTCGCCATCAGCAAGTACTTCAGACGCATCCAACACTTCCTCCACGCCCACAACCACAGCGCCTGCGCCTGGGACCACGTCCGCCTCGAAGCTCGCGCCTCTTTCCAACGCCTCCACAACCTCACCCGCACCATCTGCGCTTAG